A DNA window from Brassica napus cultivar Da-Ae chromosome C1, Da-Ae, whole genome shotgun sequence contains the following coding sequences:
- the LOC106355595 gene encoding uncharacterized protein LOC106355595, producing the protein MGNLNTPNIGEGTTDTPPASGVAGATREGTENPQIHDLEESDSEPEPGKEEPKKAATESSITAYLEQMFSRRSNPDSYADTPFAEEIASVEMPRKFSFPSIKMYDGTGDPDNHIAQYKQRMLAVALPNESREATMCKGFGSTMIGPALQWYINLPTRSISSFAGLSDKFVEQFASSRSLEKTSDGLYEILQHRVEPLRDYIARFNQEKVAVPECSIPTAISAFKRGLLRDGRLYKELTMYPCKTMEDALSRAWAQVKWEEDVASRAKAQPKQDQRSARSDRGDRDERSSQRGSKDSCSRNMGMFQYRPQEKEEGMSVSAWPDISHLSISTPELVNALRQMGQQVKWPPKMKALDSFRNRDFGKAKAHLSKETAGKFKGAAPASPPRQDRVIHVISRGSEVSGVSHAAAKKSTRNAKHGLGTTQPKRLLLGTDEISFTAKEQEKILAPHHDALVISLTVANCWVKRILVDNGSSSNIIFQTAYQDLGLEESTLMRKVTPLIGFSGEVKQTAGEVILPVYAEGVNMSTKFLVVDCQSAYNMILGRPWIHDMGAVPSTLHQMVKFPTPWGIRIIRGDQENSRSCYQTTLKWKTKADPESFQEPKGSPEYLCRPLRIVSSEALQSCICSQDLVLAGPSSPALHRQYHRELYQISASGLADKQVGHEYSKETSSEGTSGGSGAKGASQTQDGDT; encoded by the exons ATGGGAAATCTGAACACGCCCAACATCGGAGAAGGTACCACCGACACACCTCCTGCATCTGGGGTAGCTGGGGCAACACGGGAAGGGACCGAGAATCCTCAAATCCATGATCTGGAGGAGAGTGATTCCGAGCCAGAACCCGGGAAGGAAGAACCCAAGAAAGCAGCAACCGAATCCTCCATAACCGCCTACCTAGAGCAGATGTTCTCTAGGAG GAGCAACCCAGATTCCTACGCGGATACCCCTTTTGCGGAAGAGATTGCCTCGGTTGAGATGCCTAGAAAGTTCTCCTTCCCCAGCATCAAGATGTATGACGGTACTGGCGACCCCGACAATCACATCGCGCAGTACAAGCAAAGGATGTTGGCGGTTGCACTCCCTAACGAGTCCCGTGAAGCCACGATGTGCAAAGGGTTCGGTTCCACTATGATCGGACCTGCCTTGCAATGGTACATCAATCTCCCTACCAGGTCCATATCTTCCTTCGCAGGCCTGAGCGACAAATTCGTGGAGCAATTCGCAAGCAGTAGGAGCCTGGAGAAGACTTCAGATGGTCTCTACGAGATCCTCCAGCATCGAGTGGAACCCCTGCGAGActacatagcccgcttcaaTCAGGAGAAAGTGGCGGTCCCCGAATGCAGCATCCCTACTGCGATCTCTGCCTTCAAGAGAGGCCTACTTCGAGATGGGCGGCTATACAAAGAGCTGACCATGTATCCTTGCAAGACCATGGAAGATGCGTTGTCCCGAGCCTGGGCGCAGGTGAAGTGGGAGGAAGATGTCGCTAGCCGTGCCAAGGCTCAGCCAAAGCAGGACCAAAGGTCAGCCCGATCAGATCGAGGAGACCGAGATGAAAGATCCTCCCAAAGGGGATCCAAGGACTCTTGTAGTAGAAACATGGGCATGTTCCAGTATCGGCcgcaagagaaggaagaagggaTGTCGGTATCTGCCTGGCCCGATATCTCCCATCTCTCAATATCAACACCAGAGCTAGTCAACGCACTGAGACAGATGGGGCAACAGGTTAAGTGGCCTCCGAAGATGAAAGCACTTGACTCGTTCCGGAACCGGGACTTTGGT AAAGCCAAGGCCCACCTCAGCAAAGAGACAGCAGGGAAATTCAAAGGAGCTGCACCAGCCTCACCACCTCGCCAAGATCGGGTGATCCATGTCATATCCAGAGGCTCAGAAGTAAGCGGAGTAAGCCACGCAGCCGCAAAGAAAAGCACCCGTAACGCTAAGCATGGTCTGGGAACGACCCAACCGAAGCGCCTACTTCTAGGCACCGACGAGATAAGCTTCACAGCTAAGGAGCAAGAGAAGATCCTGGCTCCCCACCATGATGCTCTAGTTATCTCTCTCACCGTAGCAAACTGCTGGGTGAAAAGAATACTAGTAGACAACGGCAGCTCCagcaacatcatcttccagaCGGCGTACCAAGATCTAGGGCTGGAGGAGAGCACCCTGATGCGCAAGGTAACCCCACTCATCGGGTTCAGCGGCGAGGTCAAGCAAACCGCCGGAGAGGTTATCCTCCCAGTATACGCTGAAGGGGTCAACATGTCTACCAAATTCCTGGTCGTAGATTGCCAATCGGCATATAACATGATCTTGGGACGACCCTGGATTCATGACATGGGAGCAGTCCCTTCAACCCTTCATCAGATGGTGAAGTTCCCTACACCCTGGGGCATCAGAATAATTAGGGGAGACCAGGAGAACTCTCGATCCTGCTACCAAACCACCCTGAAGTGGaagaccaag GCGGACCCTGAATCATTCCAAGAACCCAAGGGATCCCCAGAGTACCTATGTCGACCGCTCCGCATCGTCTCCTCCGAAGCCCTTCAAAGTTGCATCTGCTCGCAAGACCTGGTCCTCGCAGGACCCTCGTCCCCCGCCTTACATAGACAATATCACCGAGAACTTTATCAGATATCAGCTAGTGGTCTCGCGGATAAACAAGTGGGGCACGAGTACTCCAAGGAAACCTCCTCAGAGGGTACATCTGGCGGATCTGGAGCAAAGGGCGCCTCGCAGACGCAGGATGGAGACACTTAG
- the LOC106385786 gene encoding uncharacterized protein LOC106385786 isoform X2 → MNNGEESSRVEESGGMDASPCSSLHYSSCGESEFDRYCSANSALGTPSVCGSTGPFHDSLDSDFDNFSLGPTLKLSSFAKTRLADGGFGPENANIIQETDGLVMGAAKLCDEATLERDSMDQFNDVDDNEFLCGEHSDDDDDSLPDHSRQNLCFPPNLQHKEESKDNPFLISSSTAFGTNDWDEFELEATQLNDSPFDFSGFDKRCAETEGMSTKLPDVAHAGKGIEHTNLTVSTRDTPDLSVFRENTEDILKPGDLTVLNQREQGGVARDSITVRGSADLSVDIKTLVVPPQSLLKEESTQDSFLSNNRTEDRPVAMNYLQSCDSDDVLDITPVQLGNEDFSCGIGHLDGNVSFGLLHESFGNANQSVPFGECTSEPLLASSNSDKPSSTVSHPVINALQVTNAQPKKENTELNDFYDDFVHDMEDILLDSGESSGARYSKSDKMFQLQLSLPNRDGGQTATTSGLEDSSPIVSQRFRIDRVEVVGVKQKKGDVSLSERLVGVKEYTVYVIRVWSGKDKWEIERRYRDFYSLYRRLTSLFADQGWTFPTPWASVERESRKIFGTSPNAVAERTVLIQDCLNSLLQSRFFPTLPNALLRFLSPQDASSAGSDSIMSPTGSASDTFAATSSSYGNTISLIVDIRPHKSVKQLLEAQHYICAGCHRYFDDGATLVRDFVKALGWGKPRLCEYTGQLFCSSCHTNDMAVLPARVLHHWDFNPYPVSQLAKSYLDSIHEQPMLCVSAVNPFLSSKVPALNHIMSIRKRITIMIPYVHCPFRKTLNKGLSTRRHLLESTDFFALRDLIDLSKGPFAALPAIVETVRKKILEHITEQCLVCCDVGVPCNARQACDDTSSLIFPFQEDEVNKCRTCGLVYHKRCFSRLSNCHCGTQLKPNKSSAELQVSGKKSDSTSVLPLRFLSGLFGKTKKDTETTILMGSLPTNDL, encoded by the exons ATGAACAACGGAGAGGAATCCTCGAGAGTGGAAGAAAGCGGCGGCATGGATGCCTCTCCGTGTTCATCGTTACATTACTCCTCCTGTGGCGAATCTGAGTTCGATCGGTATTGTAGTGCGAACTCGGCTTTGGGAACGCCAAGTGTGTGCGGCTCCACAGGCCCATTTCACGATTCCTTGGATTCTGATTTTGACAATTTTAGCTTGGGACCAACTCTAAAGCTCTCTTCTTTCGCTAAGACACGGTTAGCTGATGGAGGATTTGGCCCCGAGAACGCCAACATAATCCAAGAAACTGATGGTTTGGTGATGGGTGCTGCTAAGCTTTGTGATGAAGCTACACTTGAAAGAGACTCCATGGATCAGTTTAATGATGTGGATGACAATGAGTTTTTATGTGGTGAGcattctgatgatgatgatgattcactTCCAGATCATTCTCgtcaaaatttatgttttccACCGAATCTACAGCATAAAGAGGAGTCTAAAGATAACCCTTTCCTCATCAGTTCGTCCACTGCCTTTGGTACAAATGATTGGGATGAGTTTGAGCTTGAAGCCACACAACTTAATGACTCTCCATTTGACTTCAGCGGCTTTGATAAAAGGTGTGCTGAAACTGAAGGGATGTCCACTAAGCTTCCAGATGTGGCTCATGCAGGAAAAGGGATAGAACATACAAACCTAACCGTGAGCACTAGGGATACTCCGGATTTAAGCGTATTCCGTGAAAACACTGAAGATATACTAAAACCTGGAGATTTAACTGTCCTGAACCAAAGGGAGCAAGGTGGTGTAGCAAGAGACAGCATAACTGTCAGAGGTTCTGCAGACCTGAGCGTTGATATAAAAACCTTGGTTGTTCCTCCTCAATCACTGTTAAAAGAAGAATCTACTCAAGACAGCTTCCTTAGCAACAATCGAACTGAAGATAGACCTGTAGCCATGAACTACCTTCAATCTTGTGATTCTGATGATGTCCTCGATATCACACCAGTTCAGTTAGGAAACGAAGATTTTTCATGTGGGATTGGCCATCTTGATGGCAATGTTTCTTTTGGACTACTTCACGAATCATTTGGTAATGCAAACCAGTCAGTTCCATTTGGAGAGTGCACCTCAGAACCTTTGTTGGCATCTTCGAACTCTGATAAGCCATCATCTACAGTTTCTCATCCTGTAATAAATGCCTTACAGGTCACCAATGCACAACCTAAG AAGGAGAACACAGAACTTAACGACTTCTATGATGATTTTGTTCATGATATGGAAGATATACTGCTCGACTCTGGTGAATCATCTGGGGCAAGGTATTCTAAGAGTGACAAGATGTTCCAGCTACAGCTCTCGCTTCCTAACAGGGATGGGGGACAAACTGCTACAACCTCTGGTCTAGAGGATTCATCTCCAATAGTCTCCCAGAGATTTAGGATTGATAGGGTAGAAGTTGTCGGGGTGAAGCAAAAGAAAGGTGATGTCTCGCTGAGTGAGAGATTGGTTGGGGTGAAGGAATACACAGTGTATGTCATAAGGGTTTGGAGtgggaaggacaagtgggaaaTTGAAAGAAGATACCGTGATTTTTATAGTCTCTACCGTCGGTTGACATCTTTATTTGCTGATCAAGGCTGGACGTTTCCTACACCTTGGGCCTCTGTGGAAAGAGAATCCaggaaaatatttggaacatCGCCCAACGCAGTTGCTGAAAGAACAGTTCTTATTCAAGATTGTTTAAATTCACTTCTTCAGTCCCGTTTCTTTCCCACACTTCCAAATGCTTTACTTCGGTTTTTGTCCCCTCAAGATGCAAGTTCTGCTGGGTCGGATTCTATAATGTCTCCAACAGGCTCTGCTAGCGACACTTTTGCTGCGACCAGTTCTTCCTATGGAAACACCATCTCGCTCATTGTTGATATTCGACCTCACAAATCAGTGAAGCAGTTGCTAGAAGCTCAGCATTACATTTGCGCTGGATGCCACAGATACTTCGATGATGGAGCCACTCTTGTGCGGGACTTTGTTAAAGCTCTTGGATGGGGCAAGCCTCGGCTTTGCGAGTATACTGGTCAATTGTTTTGTTCTTCCTGCCATACAAATGACATGGCTGTCCTGCCAGCGAGAGTGTTACATCATTGGGATTTTAATCCTTATCCAGTTTCTCAACTGGCAAAATCATATCTGGACTCCATACACGAGCAG CCTATGCTATGTGTAAGTGCGGTCAATCCTTTTCTGTCCTCCAAGGTCCCTGCACTGAACCATATTATGAGCATCCGGAAAAGAATTACCATTATGATTCCATATGTACACTGCCCATTCCGCAAGACACTCAACAAAGGACTCAGCACTCGGAGACACCTTCTTGAGAGCACTGATTTTTTTGCTTTAAGAGATCTAATTGATCTTTCTAAAGGGCCATTTGCAG CACTTCCTGCAATCGTGGAGACCGTTAGGAAGAAAATTCTGGAGCATATAACAGAACAGTGCCTAGTTTGTTGCGATGTGGGGGTTCCCTGTAACGCCAGACAAGCTTGTGACGACACATCCTCTTTAATATTTCCATTCCAG GAAGATGAGGTTAACAAATGCCGGACGTGCGGTTTGGTTTACCACAAGAGATGTTTCTCGAGACTGTCAAACTGCCATTGCGGAACACAACTAAAGCCAAACAAGAGCTCTGCAGAGCTGCAAGTTTCGGGGAAGAAATCAGATTCCACGTCTGTCTTGCCTCTAAGATTCCTCTCGGGTTTATTTGGAAAGACAAAAAAAGACACAGAAACTACTATTCTAATGGGTTCGCTTCCAACCAACGATCTATAA
- the LOC106385786 gene encoding uncharacterized protein LOC106385786 isoform X1, with protein MNNGEESSRVEESGGMDASPCSSLHYSSCGESEFDRYCSANSALGTPSVCGSTGPFHDSLDSDFDNFSLGPTLKLSSFAKTRLADGGFGPENANIIQETDGLVMGAAKLCDEATLERDSMDQFNDVDDNEFLCGEHSDDDDDSLPDHSRQNLCFPPNLQHKEESKDNPFLISSSTAFGTNDWDEFELEATQLNDSPFDFSGFDKRCAETEGMSTKLPDVAHAGKGIEHTNLTVSTRDTPDLSVFRENTEDILKPGDLTVLNQREQGGVARDSITVRGSADLSVDIKTLVVPPQSLLKEESTQDSFLSNNRTEDRPVAMNYLQSCDSDDVLDITPVQLGNEDFSCGIGHLDGNVSFGLLHESFGNANQSVPFGECTSEPLLASSNSDKPSSTVSHPVINALQVTNAQPKKENTELNDFYDDFVHDMEDILLDSGESSGARYSKSDKMFQLQLSLPNRDGGQTATTSGLEDSSPIVSQRFRIDRVEVVGVKQKKGDVSLSERLVGVKEYTVYVIRVWSGKDKWEIERRYRDFYSLYRRLTSLFADQGWTFPTPWASVERESRKIFGTSPNAVAERTVLIQDCLNSLLQSRFFPTLPNALLRFLSPQDASSAGSDSIMSPTGSASDTFAATSSSYGNTISLIVDIRPHKSVKQLLEAQHYICAGCHRYFDDGATLVRDFVKALGWGKPRLCEYTGQLFCSSCHTNDMAVLPARVLHHWDFNPYPVSQLAKSYLDSIHEQPMLCVSAVNPFLSSKVPALNHIMSIRKRITIMIPYVHCPFRKTLNKGLSTRRHLLESTDFFALRDLIDLSKGPFAALPAIVETVRKKILEHITEQCLVCCDVGVPCNARQACDDTSSLIFPFQQEDEVNKCRTCGLVYHKRCFSRLSNCHCGTQLKPNKSSAELQVSGKKSDSTSVLPLRFLSGLFGKTKKDTETTILMGSLPTNDL; from the exons ATGAACAACGGAGAGGAATCCTCGAGAGTGGAAGAAAGCGGCGGCATGGATGCCTCTCCGTGTTCATCGTTACATTACTCCTCCTGTGGCGAATCTGAGTTCGATCGGTATTGTAGTGCGAACTCGGCTTTGGGAACGCCAAGTGTGTGCGGCTCCACAGGCCCATTTCACGATTCCTTGGATTCTGATTTTGACAATTTTAGCTTGGGACCAACTCTAAAGCTCTCTTCTTTCGCTAAGACACGGTTAGCTGATGGAGGATTTGGCCCCGAGAACGCCAACATAATCCAAGAAACTGATGGTTTGGTGATGGGTGCTGCTAAGCTTTGTGATGAAGCTACACTTGAAAGAGACTCCATGGATCAGTTTAATGATGTGGATGACAATGAGTTTTTATGTGGTGAGcattctgatgatgatgatgattcactTCCAGATCATTCTCgtcaaaatttatgttttccACCGAATCTACAGCATAAAGAGGAGTCTAAAGATAACCCTTTCCTCATCAGTTCGTCCACTGCCTTTGGTACAAATGATTGGGATGAGTTTGAGCTTGAAGCCACACAACTTAATGACTCTCCATTTGACTTCAGCGGCTTTGATAAAAGGTGTGCTGAAACTGAAGGGATGTCCACTAAGCTTCCAGATGTGGCTCATGCAGGAAAAGGGATAGAACATACAAACCTAACCGTGAGCACTAGGGATACTCCGGATTTAAGCGTATTCCGTGAAAACACTGAAGATATACTAAAACCTGGAGATTTAACTGTCCTGAACCAAAGGGAGCAAGGTGGTGTAGCAAGAGACAGCATAACTGTCAGAGGTTCTGCAGACCTGAGCGTTGATATAAAAACCTTGGTTGTTCCTCCTCAATCACTGTTAAAAGAAGAATCTACTCAAGACAGCTTCCTTAGCAACAATCGAACTGAAGATAGACCTGTAGCCATGAACTACCTTCAATCTTGTGATTCTGATGATGTCCTCGATATCACACCAGTTCAGTTAGGAAACGAAGATTTTTCATGTGGGATTGGCCATCTTGATGGCAATGTTTCTTTTGGACTACTTCACGAATCATTTGGTAATGCAAACCAGTCAGTTCCATTTGGAGAGTGCACCTCAGAACCTTTGTTGGCATCTTCGAACTCTGATAAGCCATCATCTACAGTTTCTCATCCTGTAATAAATGCCTTACAGGTCACCAATGCACAACCTAAG AAGGAGAACACAGAACTTAACGACTTCTATGATGATTTTGTTCATGATATGGAAGATATACTGCTCGACTCTGGTGAATCATCTGGGGCAAGGTATTCTAAGAGTGACAAGATGTTCCAGCTACAGCTCTCGCTTCCTAACAGGGATGGGGGACAAACTGCTACAACCTCTGGTCTAGAGGATTCATCTCCAATAGTCTCCCAGAGATTTAGGATTGATAGGGTAGAAGTTGTCGGGGTGAAGCAAAAGAAAGGTGATGTCTCGCTGAGTGAGAGATTGGTTGGGGTGAAGGAATACACAGTGTATGTCATAAGGGTTTGGAGtgggaaggacaagtgggaaaTTGAAAGAAGATACCGTGATTTTTATAGTCTCTACCGTCGGTTGACATCTTTATTTGCTGATCAAGGCTGGACGTTTCCTACACCTTGGGCCTCTGTGGAAAGAGAATCCaggaaaatatttggaacatCGCCCAACGCAGTTGCTGAAAGAACAGTTCTTATTCAAGATTGTTTAAATTCACTTCTTCAGTCCCGTTTCTTTCCCACACTTCCAAATGCTTTACTTCGGTTTTTGTCCCCTCAAGATGCAAGTTCTGCTGGGTCGGATTCTATAATGTCTCCAACAGGCTCTGCTAGCGACACTTTTGCTGCGACCAGTTCTTCCTATGGAAACACCATCTCGCTCATTGTTGATATTCGACCTCACAAATCAGTGAAGCAGTTGCTAGAAGCTCAGCATTACATTTGCGCTGGATGCCACAGATACTTCGATGATGGAGCCACTCTTGTGCGGGACTTTGTTAAAGCTCTTGGATGGGGCAAGCCTCGGCTTTGCGAGTATACTGGTCAATTGTTTTGTTCTTCCTGCCATACAAATGACATGGCTGTCCTGCCAGCGAGAGTGTTACATCATTGGGATTTTAATCCTTATCCAGTTTCTCAACTGGCAAAATCATATCTGGACTCCATACACGAGCAG CCTATGCTATGTGTAAGTGCGGTCAATCCTTTTCTGTCCTCCAAGGTCCCTGCACTGAACCATATTATGAGCATCCGGAAAAGAATTACCATTATGATTCCATATGTACACTGCCCATTCCGCAAGACACTCAACAAAGGACTCAGCACTCGGAGACACCTTCTTGAGAGCACTGATTTTTTTGCTTTAAGAGATCTAATTGATCTTTCTAAAGGGCCATTTGCAG CACTTCCTGCAATCGTGGAGACCGTTAGGAAGAAAATTCTGGAGCATATAACAGAACAGTGCCTAGTTTGTTGCGATGTGGGGGTTCCCTGTAACGCCAGACAAGCTTGTGACGACACATCCTCTTTAATATTTCCATTCCAG CAGGAAGATGAGGTTAACAAATGCCGGACGTGCGGTTTGGTTTACCACAAGAGATGTTTCTCGAGACTGTCAAACTGCCATTGCGGAACACAACTAAAGCCAAACAAGAGCTCTGCAGAGCTGCAAGTTTCGGGGAAGAAATCAGATTCCACGTCTGTCTTGCCTCTAAGATTCCTCTCGGGTTTATTTGGAAAGACAAAAAAAGACACAGAAACTACTATTCTAATGGGTTCGCTTCCAACCAACGATCTATAA